Proteins from one Deltaproteobacteria bacterium genomic window:
- a CDS encoding UPF0280 family protein: MQGRNRSLGSGVRNGVHADPDRAYRRSCRAGSGERSYQVVVEETDLWIVSPEDLSADIAALVHELRAGIKGAMSMVPGFATSMIPVEVPAGAAPVVKAMTEASSRVGVGPMAAVAGAIAQAVVERFSDRTADLLVENGGDIHLHSSRDRFVGLLSDPEQGVRIGVRVRADEFPCSFCASSGRIGHSVSLGRGDLVVVRSRNASLADAAATALANMVVSPEDVNRAVNQARKWSGLGLNGVFVQCGEVLAVWGRMELDAVGS, translated from the coding sequence GTGCAAGGTCGCAATCGTTCTCTAGGCTCAGGCGTCCGGAACGGGGTTCACGCCGATCCGGACCGGGCCTACCGCCGGTCCTGTCGGGCCGGAAGCGGGGAACGCTCCTACCAGGTGGTGGTCGAGGAGACCGACCTCTGGATCGTCAGCCCCGAGGATCTTTCGGCGGACATTGCGGCCCTGGTCCACGAACTTCGGGCCGGGATCAAGGGGGCCATGTCCATGGTCCCCGGGTTCGCCACGTCCATGATTCCGGTGGAGGTTCCGGCCGGAGCGGCCCCGGTGGTCAAAGCCATGACCGAGGCCTCGTCCCGGGTCGGGGTTGGACCCATGGCCGCCGTGGCCGGGGCCATCGCCCAGGCCGTGGTGGAGCGTTTCAGCGACCGGACCGCCGACCTTTTGGTCGAAAACGGCGGGGACATCCATCTTCATTCCAGCCGGGACAGGTTCGTGGGCCTCTTGTCGGATCCGGAGCAGGGAGTCCGGATCGGGGTCAGGGTTAGGGCCGATGAGTTTCCCTGCTCCTTTTGCGCCTCGTCGGGACGGATAGGTCATTCCGTGAGCCTGGGGCGAGGCGACCTGGTGGTGGTCCGAAGCCGGAATGCCTCTCTTGCCGACGCCGCGGCCACGGCCTTGGCCAACATGGTGGTTAGCCCAGAAGACGTGAACCGGGCCGTGAACCAGGCCCGGAAATGGTCCGGTCTCGGTCTGAACGGGGTTTTCGTCCAATGCGGCGAGGTCTTGGCCGTATGGGGACGGATGGAGTTGGATGCTGTGGGTTCGTGA